A portion of the Eulemur rufifrons isolate Redbay chromosome 30, OSU_ERuf_1, whole genome shotgun sequence genome contains these proteins:
- the IKBKG gene encoding NF-kappa-B essential modulator isoform X3 encodes MSRHLWKNQLCEMVQPSGGPAGDQDVLCEESSLGKPAMLHLPSEQGSSETLQRCLEENQELRDAIRQSNQMLRERCEELLHFQVSQRKEKEFLMHKFQEAKKLVERLSLEKLDLRRQREQALQEVEHLKRCQQQMAEDKASVKAQVTSLLGELQESQSCLEAATKERQALEGRARAASEQARQLESEREALQQQHSVQVDQLRMQNQSMEAALRMERQAASEEKRKLAQLQVAYHQLFQEYDNHIKSSVVSSERKRGIQLEDLKQRLQQAEEALVAKQEVIDKLKEEAEQHKIVMETVPVLKAQADIYKADFQAERQAREKLAEKKELLQEQLEQLQREYSKLKASCQESARIEDMRKRHIEVSQAPLPPAPGA; translated from the exons CCAGGACGTGCTGTGTGAAGAGTCTTCTCTGGGGAAGCCAGCCATGCTGCATCTGCCTTCAGAGCAGGGCAGTTCTGAAACCCTCCAGCGCTGTCTGGAGGAGAATCAAGAGCTCCGAG ATGCCATCCGGCAGAGCAACCAGATGCTGCGAGAGCGCTGTGAGGAGCTGCTGCATTTCCAAGTCagccagaggaaggagaaggagttcCTCATGCACAAATTCCAGGAGGCCAAGAAACTGGTGGAGAGACTCAGCCTGGAGAAGCTCGAcctgaggaggcagagggagcaggccCTGCAGGAGGTGGAGCACCTGAAGAGATGCCAGCAG CAGATGGCTGAGGACAAGGCTTCCGTGAAAGCCCAGGTGACATCCTTGCTCGGGGAGCTCCAAGAGAGCCAGAGTTGCCTGGAGGCTGCCACTAAGGAACGGCAGGCTTTGGAGGGCAG GGCCCGGGCAGCCAGCGAGCAGGCCAGGCAGCTGGAGAGCGAGCGCGAGGCGCTGCAGCAGCAGCACAGCGTGCAGGTGGACCAGCTGCGCATGCAGAACCAGAGCATGGAGGCCGCGCTGCGCATGGAGCGCCAGGCCGCCTCGGAGGAGAA GCGGAAGCTGGCCCAGTTGCAGGTGGCCTATCACCAGCTCTTCCAAGAGTATGACAACCACATCAAGAGCAGCGTGGTGAGCAGCGAGCGAAAGCGA GGAATCCAGCTGGAAGACCTCAAGCAGCGGCTCCAGCAGGCCGAAGAGGCCCTGGTGGCCAAACAGGAAGTGATCGACAAGCTGAAGGAAGAGGCCGAGCAGCACAAGATTGTGATGGAGACTGTTCCGGTCCTGAAGGCCCAG GCGGACATCTACAAGGCGGACTTCCAGGCTGAGAGGCAGGCCCGGGAGAAGCTGGCTGAAAAGAAGGAGCTTCTGCAGGAGCAGCTGGAGCAGCTGCAGCGGGAGTACTCCAAGTTGAAGGCCAGCTGTCAGGAGTCGGCCAG GATTGAGGATATGAGGAAGCGGCACATAGAGGTGTCCCAGGCCCCGTTGCCCCCTGCGCCAG
- the IKBKG gene encoding NF-kappa-B essential modulator isoform X2 produces MSRHLWKNQLCEMVQPSGGPAGDQDVLCEESSLGKPAMLHLPSEQGSSETLQRCLEENQELRDAIRQSNQMLRERCEELLHFQVSQRKEKEFLMHKFQEAKKLVERLSLEKLDLRRQREQALQEVEHLKRCQQMAEDKASVKAQVTSLLGELQESQSCLEAATKERQALEGRARAASEQARQLESEREALQQQHSVQVDQLRMQNQSMEAALRMERQAASEEKRKLAQLQVAYHQLFQEYDNHIKSSVVSSERKRGIQLEDLKQRLQQAEEALVAKQEVIDKLKEEAEQHKIVMETVPVLKAQADIYKADFQAERQAREKLAEKKELLQEQLEQLQREYSKLKASCQESARIEDMRKRHIEVSQAPLPPAPAHSFHQALPSQRRSPPEEPPDFCCPKCQYQAPDMDTLQIHVMECIE; encoded by the exons CCAGGACGTGCTGTGTGAAGAGTCTTCTCTGGGGAAGCCAGCCATGCTGCATCTGCCTTCAGAGCAGGGCAGTTCTGAAACCCTCCAGCGCTGTCTGGAGGAGAATCAAGAGCTCCGAG ATGCCATCCGGCAGAGCAACCAGATGCTGCGAGAGCGCTGTGAGGAGCTGCTGCATTTCCAAGTCagccagaggaaggagaaggagttcCTCATGCACAAATTCCAGGAGGCCAAGAAACTGGTGGAGAGACTCAGCCTGGAGAAGCTCGAcctgaggaggcagagggagcaggccCTGCAGGAGGTGGAGCACCTGAAGAGATGCCAGCAG ATGGCTGAGGACAAGGCTTCCGTGAAAGCCCAGGTGACATCCTTGCTCGGGGAGCTCCAAGAGAGCCAGAGTTGCCTGGAGGCTGCCACTAAGGAACGGCAGGCTTTGGAGGGCAG GGCCCGGGCAGCCAGCGAGCAGGCCAGGCAGCTGGAGAGCGAGCGCGAGGCGCTGCAGCAGCAGCACAGCGTGCAGGTGGACCAGCTGCGCATGCAGAACCAGAGCATGGAGGCCGCGCTGCGCATGGAGCGCCAGGCCGCCTCGGAGGAGAA GCGGAAGCTGGCCCAGTTGCAGGTGGCCTATCACCAGCTCTTCCAAGAGTATGACAACCACATCAAGAGCAGCGTGGTGAGCAGCGAGCGAAAGCGA GGAATCCAGCTGGAAGACCTCAAGCAGCGGCTCCAGCAGGCCGAAGAGGCCCTGGTGGCCAAACAGGAAGTGATCGACAAGCTGAAGGAAGAGGCCGAGCAGCACAAGATTGTGATGGAGACTGTTCCGGTCCTGAAGGCCCAG GCGGACATCTACAAGGCGGACTTCCAGGCTGAGAGGCAGGCCCGGGAGAAGCTGGCTGAAAAGAAGGAGCTTCTGCAGGAGCAGCTGGAGCAGCTGCAGCGGGAGTACTCCAAGTTGAAGGCCAGCTGTCAGGAGTCGGCCAG GATTGAGGATATGAGGAAGCGGCACATAGAGGTGTCCCAGGCCCCGTTGCCCCCTGCGCCAG CCCACTCCTTtcaccaggccctgcccagccagAGGAGAAGCCCCCCCGAGGAGCCGCCCGACTTCTGCTGTCCCAAGTGCCAGTATCAGGCTCCCGATATGGACACCCTGCAGATACATGTCATGGAGTGCATTGAGTAG
- the IKBKG gene encoding NF-kappa-B essential modulator isoform X1, translating into MSRHLWKNQLCEMVQPSGGPAGDQDVLCEESSLGKPAMLHLPSEQGSSETLQRCLEENQELRDAIRQSNQMLRERCEELLHFQVSQRKEKEFLMHKFQEAKKLVERLSLEKLDLRRQREQALQEVEHLKRCQQQMAEDKASVKAQVTSLLGELQESQSCLEAATKERQALEGRARAASEQARQLESEREALQQQHSVQVDQLRMQNQSMEAALRMERQAASEEKRKLAQLQVAYHQLFQEYDNHIKSSVVSSERKRGIQLEDLKQRLQQAEEALVAKQEVIDKLKEEAEQHKIVMETVPVLKAQADIYKADFQAERQAREKLAEKKELLQEQLEQLQREYSKLKASCQESARIEDMRKRHIEVSQAPLPPAPAHSFHQALPSQRRSPPEEPPDFCCPKCQYQAPDMDTLQIHVMECIE; encoded by the exons CCAGGACGTGCTGTGTGAAGAGTCTTCTCTGGGGAAGCCAGCCATGCTGCATCTGCCTTCAGAGCAGGGCAGTTCTGAAACCCTCCAGCGCTGTCTGGAGGAGAATCAAGAGCTCCGAG ATGCCATCCGGCAGAGCAACCAGATGCTGCGAGAGCGCTGTGAGGAGCTGCTGCATTTCCAAGTCagccagaggaaggagaaggagttcCTCATGCACAAATTCCAGGAGGCCAAGAAACTGGTGGAGAGACTCAGCCTGGAGAAGCTCGAcctgaggaggcagagggagcaggccCTGCAGGAGGTGGAGCACCTGAAGAGATGCCAGCAG CAGATGGCTGAGGACAAGGCTTCCGTGAAAGCCCAGGTGACATCCTTGCTCGGGGAGCTCCAAGAGAGCCAGAGTTGCCTGGAGGCTGCCACTAAGGAACGGCAGGCTTTGGAGGGCAG GGCCCGGGCAGCCAGCGAGCAGGCCAGGCAGCTGGAGAGCGAGCGCGAGGCGCTGCAGCAGCAGCACAGCGTGCAGGTGGACCAGCTGCGCATGCAGAACCAGAGCATGGAGGCCGCGCTGCGCATGGAGCGCCAGGCCGCCTCGGAGGAGAA GCGGAAGCTGGCCCAGTTGCAGGTGGCCTATCACCAGCTCTTCCAAGAGTATGACAACCACATCAAGAGCAGCGTGGTGAGCAGCGAGCGAAAGCGA GGAATCCAGCTGGAAGACCTCAAGCAGCGGCTCCAGCAGGCCGAAGAGGCCCTGGTGGCCAAACAGGAAGTGATCGACAAGCTGAAGGAAGAGGCCGAGCAGCACAAGATTGTGATGGAGACTGTTCCGGTCCTGAAGGCCCAG GCGGACATCTACAAGGCGGACTTCCAGGCTGAGAGGCAGGCCCGGGAGAAGCTGGCTGAAAAGAAGGAGCTTCTGCAGGAGCAGCTGGAGCAGCTGCAGCGGGAGTACTCCAAGTTGAAGGCCAGCTGTCAGGAGTCGGCCAG GATTGAGGATATGAGGAAGCGGCACATAGAGGTGTCCCAGGCCCCGTTGCCCCCTGCGCCAG CCCACTCCTTtcaccaggccctgcccagccagAGGAGAAGCCCCCCCGAGGAGCCGCCCGACTTCTGCTGTCCCAAGTGCCAGTATCAGGCTCCCGATATGGACACCCTGCAGATACATGTCATGGAGTGCATTGAGTAG